Proteins encoded by one window of Falco naumanni isolate bFalNau1 unplaced genomic scaffold, bFalNau1.pat scaffold_411_arrow_pat_ctg1, whole genome shotgun sequence:
- the POLR2I gene encoding DNA-directed RNA polymerase II subunit RPB9 — translation LLCPQCRNCDYQQEADNSCIYVNKITHEVDELTQIIADVSQDPTLPRTEDHPCQKCGHKEAVFFQSHSARAEDAMRLYYVCTAPHCGHRWTE, via the exons CCCTGCTTTGCCCCCAGTGCCGCAACTGCGACTACCAGCAAGAGGCCGACAACAGCTGCATCTACGTCAACAAGATCACGCACGAAGTGGA CGAGCTCACCCAGATCATCGCCGACGTCTCGCAGGACCCCACGCTGCCCCGCACCGAGGACCACCCGTGCCAGAa gtgTGGGCACAAAGAGGCCGTTTTCTTCCAGTCGCACAGCGCCAGAGCCGAG gatgCCATGAGGCTCTACTACGTCTGCACCGCCCCGCACTGCGGCCACCGCTGGACCGAGTGA